Proteins encoded within one genomic window of Guyparkeria hydrothermalis:
- a CDS encoding flagellar protein FlaG — translation MMSSESTISDALGKMPSLYPSARAASAGERSSVSGPSVSASNLQGIRPRNESNEANGLDREALEAKLAELEELVQSRQRDLSFSVDDDTGRTVVKVINARTDEVVRQIPSEEILSIARRIENGEGGMLELEA, via the coding sequence ATGATGAGCTCTGAATCCACCATCTCAGATGCCCTTGGCAAGATGCCAAGCCTTTATCCCAGCGCTCGCGCGGCTTCGGCCGGCGAGCGCTCTTCTGTGTCCGGGCCATCCGTTTCGGCAAGCAATTTGCAGGGCATTCGGCCCCGCAACGAGTCTAATGAGGCGAATGGTCTGGACCGGGAAGCGCTGGAGGCCAAGCTGGCCGAGCTCGAAGAGCTGGTCCAGTCGCGCCAGCGCGACCTGTCCTTTTCGGTCGATGACGACACGGGTCGCACGGTCGTCAAGGTAATCAACGCGCGGACCGACGAGGTCGTGCGCCAGATTCCGTCCGAGGAGATCCTGTCGATCGCCCGGCGGATCGAGAACGGGGAGGGGGGCATGCTCGAGCTCGAGGCTTGA
- the fliD gene encoding flagellar filament capping protein FliD, which produces MAITSTGIGSGIDVGGIVSQLVAAEGQPARNRLDRREAQTQATISALGGLKSALNEFQSALGALKDLDSFQARKATSGDSSIFTATADETASAGSYQIEVAQLAQGQKQASGYFASADATVGTGTLTFDVGGNSFDITVDASNNTLAGIRDAINASPDNTGVTATTVNVDDPNNPGSTVSRLILTADKPGEANAVTVSATDDDGTNADAAGLSQLSTASGELDLLEQAQDAIIRIDGQNVTRSSNSINDAIDGVTLELKKSDLGSTNTLDVALNTGAVKSKVESFIKAYNGLAQTTNQLSSYDPETGRAGALQGDSTLRTVSSQIRREMSDTVDGINGVFDNLATIGVETQRDGTLKLDGAQLDEAMEADFDAIGQMFASDDGYATRLDALVDNYVGFNGILDSRTQSLNNRIDDINDQREDLSRRLSSLESRLLAEFNAMDQIVGQLNSTGSYLSQQLSNLPFNNLAGGNKK; this is translated from the coding sequence ATGGCGATCACCAGTACCGGCATTGGTTCCGGCATTGATGTAGGCGGCATCGTCAGCCAATTGGTTGCCGCGGAAGGCCAGCCTGCCCGCAATCGCCTGGATCGGCGCGAAGCGCAGACCCAGGCAACCATTTCCGCGTTGGGGGGGCTCAAAAGTGCCCTCAATGAGTTCCAGAGCGCGCTGGGCGCCCTCAAGGACTTGGACTCGTTCCAGGCCCGCAAGGCGACTAGCGGCGATTCGTCGATCTTCACCGCCACGGCGGACGAGACCGCCAGTGCCGGCAGCTACCAGATCGAGGTGGCGCAACTCGCACAGGGTCAGAAACAGGCGAGCGGTTACTTTGCCTCGGCGGATGCGACGGTCGGCACCGGCACGCTCACGTTCGATGTCGGTGGCAATAGCTTCGATATCACCGTCGATGCGTCCAACAACACGCTGGCCGGCATCCGCGATGCGATCAACGCTTCGCCGGACAACACCGGTGTGACGGCGACGACTGTCAATGTCGATGACCCGAACAATCCGGGGAGTACGGTCAGCCGGTTGATTCTGACCGCCGATAAGCCCGGCGAAGCCAATGCCGTCACAGTTTCCGCGACCGACGACGACGGCACGAACGCCGATGCGGCGGGCCTGTCGCAACTCTCCACCGCCTCCGGCGAGCTGGATCTGCTGGAGCAAGCCCAGGACGCGATCATCCGCATCGACGGGCAGAACGTGACCCGTTCGAGCAACAGCATCAACGATGCCATCGACGGCGTGACATTGGAGCTAAAGAAATCCGATCTCGGGTCGACAAATACCTTGGATGTGGCGCTGAACACCGGCGCGGTGAAGAGCAAGGTGGAAAGCTTCATCAAGGCCTATAACGGCCTGGCGCAGACGACCAACCAGCTCTCCTCCTACGACCCGGAAACGGGGCGGGCCGGTGCGCTCCAAGGGGATTCAACCCTGCGGACGGTCAGCAGCCAGATCCGACGGGAGATGAGTGACACGGTCGACGGCATCAATGGTGTCTTCGACAACCTGGCCACCATCGGTGTCGAGACGCAGCGTGACGGCACGCTCAAGCTCGACGGCGCACAACTCGACGAGGCGATGGAAGCGGACTTCGATGCCATCGGCCAGATGTTCGCCTCCGATGACGGCTACGCCACGCGACTGGACGCATTGGTCGACAACTATGTGGGGTTCAACGGGATTCTGGACAGCCGGACGCAGAGCCTGAACAACCGCATTGATGACATCAATGACCAGCGCGAGGATTTGAGTCGCCGGCTGTCGAGTCTTGAATCCCGCCTGTTGGCGGAATTCAACGCGATGGACCAGATCGTCGGGCAGCTGAACTCGACCGGAAGCTACCTCTCCCAGCAGTTGAGCAACCTGCCGTTCAATAACCTGGCAGGCGGCAACAAGAAATAA
- the fliS gene encoding flagellar export chaperone FliS yields MYANAAFGAQQYANVGVRSGIEDASPHRLIQMLFEGGLQRLATAKGAMQREDRAAKGEQLGKAIGIIGGLRESLDPEAGELSANLENLYAYMQRRLLEANIESSIEKVEEVSGLLRDIKEAWDGIAPEQVSNKAESDDVRQSA; encoded by the coding sequence ATGTACGCCAATGCCGCATTCGGTGCCCAGCAATACGCCAACGTCGGGGTGCGCTCCGGCATCGAGGATGCCTCGCCGCACCGCCTGATCCAGATGCTGTTCGAAGGCGGCCTGCAGCGCCTTGCCACCGCCAAGGGTGCCATGCAGCGCGAGGACCGCGCCGCCAAGGGCGAACAGCTCGGCAAGGCTATCGGTATTATCGGTGGGCTGCGCGAGTCCCTTGACCCGGAGGCCGGCGAGCTCTCCGCGAACCTTGAAAACTTGTACGCCTACATGCAGCGTCGCCTGCTGGAAGCGAACATCGAATCCAGCATCGAGAAGGTCGAGGAAGTCTCCGGCCTGCTGCGCGACATCAAGGAAGCCTGGGACGGCATCGCCCCGGAACAGGTCAGCAACAAGGCCGAGTCCGATGACGTTCGCCAATCTGCCTGA
- a CDS encoding flagellar protein FliT produces the protein MTFANLPEKAQNLLAVSQGMLASAKADDWEAVIEAEEIRRPMIDEVVAQGAPNDAPPADWMRELLEELQTLNDRVVELGEERKAQIRSEISEVQTGSKAVKAYDPER, from the coding sequence ATGACGTTCGCCAATCTGCCTGAGAAGGCGCAGAACCTGTTGGCCGTCAGCCAAGGCATGCTGGCCTCGGCCAAGGCGGATGACTGGGAAGCGGTGATCGAGGCGGAGGAAATCCGCCGCCCGATGATCGACGAGGTCGTCGCCCAGGGTGCGCCCAACGATGCGCCACCGGCTGACTGGATGCGTGAACTGCTCGAGGAGCTGCAGACCCTCAACGACCGCGTGGTCGAGCTGGGCGAGGAGCGCAAGGCACAGATTCGTAGCGAGATCAGTGAGGTGCAGACCGGCAGCAAGGCCGTGAAGGCCTACGACCCGGAGCGGTGA
- a CDS encoding GIY-YIG nuclease family protein, whose product MKQPCVYLLASRRNGTLYVGVTSNLPQRVWQHQNDLVEGFTSRYGVHTLVWYETHPTMEGAIAREKAIKKWRRVWKIELIEAFNPDWRDLHDSVV is encoded by the coding sequence ATGAAACAACCCTGCGTCTACCTCCTCGCCAGCCGACGCAACGGCACGCTTTATGTGGGCGTGACCAGCAACCTCCCACAACGCGTCTGGCAGCACCAGAACGATCTGGTAGAAGGCTTCACCAGCCGCTATGGCGTGCACACCCTCGTTTGGTACGAAACCCACCCGACCATGGAAGGCGCCATTGCCCGGGAGAAGGCAATCAAGAAGTGGCGGCGGGTATGGAAGATCGAATTGATCGAGGCCTTCAATCCCGACTGGCGGGATTTGCATGACTCCGTCGTTTGA
- a CDS encoding 2-dehydropantoate 2-reductase, which produces MTQPFATEWGVIGAGEIGGVLAHGLLKTGHPVFPIGRETDIATALAAKPDLDGLLVAVGEKDLDPVLEQIPSVWFNRLVLIQNELLPGDWRKHGIETPTVASIWFEKKPGKPVKPLVSSPVHGPKAEALVQAMQSLDIPAHRVDDADEMLEELAIKNVYILTTNIAGLETGGDVEHLWSNHQQLARDTAADVIRLQEAKVGRSLDHQRLIDGMVRGFDGDPQHQCMGRSAPQRMARALAQAGELGVDMPAIKAIADKHR; this is translated from the coding sequence ATGACCCAGCCGTTTGCCACCGAATGGGGCGTGATCGGCGCCGGCGAGATCGGCGGCGTGCTCGCCCATGGCCTGTTGAAGACTGGCCACCCGGTCTTCCCGATCGGCCGCGAGACCGACATCGCGACCGCCCTGGCGGCAAAACCCGATCTCGACGGCCTGTTGGTCGCCGTCGGTGAGAAGGACCTCGACCCGGTGCTCGAACAGATCCCGAGCGTCTGGTTCAACCGCCTGGTCCTGATACAGAACGAGCTGCTGCCCGGCGACTGGCGCAAGCACGGCATCGAGACCCCGACCGTCGCTTCGATCTGGTTCGAAAAGAAACCGGGCAAGCCGGTCAAGCCGCTCGTTTCCTCGCCGGTGCACGGCCCGAAGGCCGAGGCGCTCGTTCAGGCGATGCAGTCGCTCGATATCCCGGCCCACCGCGTCGACGATGCCGACGAGATGCTCGAAGAGCTGGCTATCAAGAACGTCTACATCCTGACCACCAACATCGCCGGGCTCGAGACCGGCGGCGACGTGGAGCACCTCTGGTCCAACCACCAGCAGCTGGCGCGTGATACCGCCGCTGACGTCATCAGGCTGCAGGAAGCGAAAGTCGGGCGGTCATTGGACCACCAGCGACTGATCGACGGCATGGTGCGCGGCTTCGACGGCGACCCGCAACACCAGTGCATGGGACGTTCAGCACCACAGCGGATGGCGCGGGCGTTGGCTCAGGCAGGAGAACTGGGCGTAGATATGCCGGCGATCAAGGCGATTGCTGACAAACACCGCTGA
- a CDS encoding cupin domain-containing protein — protein sequence MPGSTHTTIDHVLGELSVETFLRDYWQKKPVLIRGAIPGFESPLAPEELAGLACEADAPSRLILEHGEERDWQLKMGPFSEDDFRALPEDGYSLLVTDCEKLIPELMEIVERFRFVPDWRIDDLMISYAPPGGSVGAHIDDYDVFLLQAHGRRRWQIENPPVHTAYREGLDVRILTDFTPTDEWVLEPGDMLYLPPGIPHHGVALDDCMTYSVGFRAPTQADLVGGVCDRLATVATEDRYRDPDLTPAENPGELPVATRERLRQWVLEAMATDDSLVDRLIAETLTERPVDHAALYPRYHEEEIAGILDHLNEVAELQRTPASRWLLLEPAGDDPGRLCIDGQSHELDAESLPLARFLSQHIVVEGEALAERASNASARILLEKILTAGQLLIPDEDEQD from the coding sequence ATGCCCGGTTCGACGCACACCACCATCGACCATGTGCTCGGAGAACTCTCCGTCGAGACCTTTCTCCGCGACTACTGGCAGAAAAAACCGGTCCTGATCCGAGGGGCCATCCCGGGCTTCGAGAGCCCGCTCGCCCCCGAGGAACTGGCCGGGCTTGCCTGCGAGGCTGATGCCCCGTCGCGCCTGATCCTCGAGCACGGCGAGGAGCGCGACTGGCAACTGAAAATGGGGCCGTTCAGCGAAGACGACTTCCGCGCCCTGCCCGAGGACGGCTACTCGCTGCTGGTCACCGACTGCGAAAAGCTGATCCCCGAGCTGATGGAGATCGTCGAGCGCTTCCGTTTCGTGCCCGACTGGCGCATCGACGACCTGATGATCTCCTACGCCCCGCCGGGCGGCTCGGTCGGCGCGCACATCGACGACTACGACGTCTTCCTGCTCCAGGCCCACGGTCGGCGCCGCTGGCAGATCGAGAACCCGCCGGTGCACACGGCCTATCGCGAAGGGCTGGACGTGCGCATCCTCACCGACTTCACCCCGACGGACGAGTGGGTGCTCGAGCCGGGCGACATGCTCTACCTGCCGCCGGGCATCCCGCACCACGGTGTGGCGCTGGACGACTGCATGACCTATTCGGTCGGCTTCCGCGCCCCCACCCAGGCGGATCTCGTCGGCGGCGTCTGCGACCGGCTCGCCACGGTGGCCACGGAAGACCGCTACCGTGACCCCGACCTGACACCGGCCGAGAATCCGGGTGAGCTGCCCGTAGCGACCCGCGAACGGTTGCGCCAGTGGGTGCTCGAGGCGATGGCTACGGACGACAGTCTCGTCGACCGTCTGATCGCCGAGACCCTGACCGAGCGCCCGGTCGACCATGCTGCGCTCTACCCGCGCTATCACGAGGAAGAGATCGCGGGCATCCTCGACCACCTGAACGAGGTCGCCGAACTGCAGCGTACCCCGGCCTCGCGCTGGCTGCTGCTGGAACCGGCCGGCGACGACCCGGGGCGGCTGTGCATCGACGGCCAGAGCCACGAACTGGATGCCGAAAGCCTGCCGCTGGCGCGCTTCCTCAGCCAGCACATCGTTGTGGAGGGCGAGGCGCTGGCCGAGCGGGCCAGCAATGCCAGCGCGCGCATCCTGCTGGAGAAGATCCTGACCGCGGGGCAGCTGCTGATCCCCGACGAAGACGAACAAGACTGA
- a CDS encoding NAD(P)/FAD-dependent oxidoreductase: MAHIVILGAGIGGLPAAYEAREALGDEHQITVINAEPYFQFVPSNPWVAVGWRNRDDITFPIEPYLNRKKIDFIAQRVDRIDAEGNRLDLADGQVVDYDYLIITTGAKLMFDEVEGAGPHGGHTESVCTIDHAEQAYDDFKKLVENPGPVIVGAMPGASCYGPAYEYAFILDSALRKKKIRNKVPITFVTAEPYIGHLGLGGVGDSKGMLESEMRSHDIKWITNAKTTKVEEGMMHVEELDSDGKVKQTHELPFNHSMMLPAFKGVDCVANVEELCNPRGFVKVDDYQRNPTYKNIFAAGVAIAIPPVEKTPVPTGAPKTGYMIESMVTAIVHNIQAELTGEGEPNSKGTWQAICLADFGDRGAAFIAMPQIPPRNVNWFAAGRWVHLAKIAFEKYFIRKMKKGTSEPLYEKYIMRAIGLNRLEK; this comes from the coding sequence ATGGCACATATCGTCATTCTGGGTGCCGGTATCGGTGGGTTGCCCGCCGCCTACGAGGCCCGAGAAGCCCTAGGCGACGAACACCAGATCACGGTGATCAACGCCGAGCCCTACTTCCAGTTCGTCCCCTCCAACCCATGGGTCGCCGTCGGCTGGCGCAACCGCGACGACATCACCTTCCCGATCGAGCCCTACCTCAATCGCAAGAAGATCGACTTCATTGCACAACGGGTCGACCGCATCGACGCCGAGGGCAACCGCCTCGACCTGGCCGATGGCCAAGTGGTCGACTACGACTACCTGATCATCACCACCGGCGCGAAGCTGATGTTCGACGAGGTGGAAGGCGCCGGCCCGCACGGCGGCCACACCGAGTCGGTCTGCACCATCGATCATGCCGAGCAGGCCTACGACGACTTCAAGAAGCTGGTGGAAAACCCGGGGCCGGTGATCGTCGGCGCCATGCCGGGGGCGAGCTGCTACGGCCCGGCCTACGAGTACGCCTTCATCCTGGACTCGGCCCTGCGCAAGAAGAAGATCCGCAACAAGGTGCCGATCACCTTCGTCACCGCCGAACCGTACATCGGCCACCTGGGCCTGGGCGGCGTGGGCGACTCCAAGGGCATGCTCGAGTCCGAGATGCGCTCGCATGACATCAAGTGGATCACCAACGCGAAGACCACCAAGGTCGAAGAAGGCATGATGCACGTCGAGGAGCTCGACAGTGACGGCAAGGTGAAGCAGACCCACGAACTCCCCTTCAACCATTCGATGATGCTGCCGGCCTTCAAGGGCGTCGATTGCGTCGCCAACGTCGAGGAGCTGTGCAACCCGCGCGGTTTCGTCAAGGTCGACGACTACCAGCGCAACCCGACCTACAAGAACATCTTCGCTGCCGGGGTGGCCATCGCCATCCCGCCGGTCGAGAAGACGCCGGTACCCACCGGCGCGCCCAAGACCGGCTACATGATCGAGTCGATGGTCACCGCCATCGTGCACAACATCCAGGCCGAGCTGACCGGCGAGGGCGAGCCGAATTCCAAGGGCACCTGGCAAGCCATCTGCCTGGCCGACTTCGGCGACCGCGGCGCGGCCTTCATTGCCATGCCGCAGATCCCGCCGCGCAACGTCAACTGGTTCGCCGCCGGGCGCTGGGTGCACCTGGCCAAGATCGCCTTCGAGAAATACTTCATCCGCAAGATGAAGAAGGGCACCTCCGAGCCGCTGTACGAGAAGTACATCATGCGTGCGATCGGTCTGAACCGCCTGGAGAAATAG
- the prmB gene encoding 50S ribosomal protein L3 N(5)-glutamine methyltransferase produces MIPTEAHDPRPDTLGNHDHLETILDFVRWAASRMDEHGVFLGHGTMTYLDEAAWLVLEGLRLPPDLDRSWWDARLTGEERSQLAELLRRRCLDHIPTAYLLNRAWFLGQPYYVDERVLIPRSPFGDLIRDDFKGVLHHGRRIKRALDIGTGSGCIAIALAEHFPQALVIGSDIDFGALAVASHNVADYHLEDRVELVQSDGFDQLRDDNDTPLVFDLIVSNPPYVHPDEAEDLPAEYGHEPAGALFAPDQGLALVERLLDQAPAHLEPGGWIFIEMGNGRHWFDERWPNHRGLWVDLSPAPSSIIGFPREHLADWRGKTT; encoded by the coding sequence ATGATCCCAACCGAAGCACACGACCCGAGACCCGACACGCTCGGCAATCACGACCACCTCGAGACCATCCTCGACTTCGTCCGTTGGGCCGCCAGCCGCATGGACGAGCACGGCGTATTCCTCGGCCATGGCACGATGACCTATCTGGACGAAGCCGCCTGGCTCGTGCTGGAGGGATTGCGCCTGCCCCCGGATCTCGACCGCAGCTGGTGGGACGCCCGGCTGACCGGCGAGGAACGTTCGCAGCTAGCCGAACTGCTCCGCCGGCGATGCCTCGACCACATTCCGACGGCCTACCTGCTCAACCGGGCATGGTTCCTCGGCCAGCCCTACTACGTCGACGAGCGCGTGCTCATCCCGCGTTCACCCTTCGGCGACCTGATCCGCGACGATTTCAAGGGCGTGCTGCATCACGGCCGACGCATCAAGCGCGCTCTGGACATCGGCACCGGGTCCGGGTGCATCGCGATCGCCCTGGCCGAACATTTCCCGCAAGCATTGGTCATCGGCAGCGACATCGACTTTGGCGCACTGGCGGTCGCGTCCCACAACGTCGCCGACTACCACCTCGAGGACCGCGTCGAGCTGGTGCAGTCCGACGGGTTCGACCAGCTACGCGACGACAACGACACCCCACTGGTTTTCGACCTGATCGTCAGCAACCCGCCCTACGTGCACCCCGACGAAGCCGAGGACCTACCGGCGGAGTACGGCCACGAGCCTGCCGGCGCCCTGTTCGCGCCCGACCAAGGGCTGGCACTGGTCGAACGCCTGCTCGATCAGGCCCCCGCCCACCTCGAACCGGGCGGCTGGATCTTTATCGAGATGGGCAATGGCCGCCACTGGTTCGACGAACGCTGGCCCAATCATCGCGGCCTGTGGGTGGACCTCTCCCCGGCACCGTCCTCGATCATCGGCTTCCCCCGCGAACACCTGGCCGACTGGCGTGGCAAGACGACCTGA
- the asd gene encoding archaetidylserine decarboxylase (Phosphatidylserine decarboxylase is synthesized as a single chain precursor. Generation of the pyruvoyl active site from a Ser is coupled to cleavage of a Gly-Ser bond between the larger (beta) and smaller (alpha chains). It is an integral membrane protein.), whose product MASATNTVKWQSRLWARLQYVLPHHLISGVVFRVTRWRAPWTTWLIRRFVRAFGVNLDEAAQPDPTAYETFNAFFTRPLADGARPIEGEAGDWVSPVDGGISQIGHIQSGNIFQAKGHAYTATDLLGGDAELAEQFKDGSFATLYLSPSDYHRIHMPVDGTLREMIHVPGRLFSVSTGTVAEVPRLFARNERLVCLFDTADGPMAMVLVGAINVSAIETVWAGLVTPSPQRQVGRWAYRDEDGLSIRLKRGAEMGRFNMGSTVILLTAPGVDFDPRWQTEMPIKLGERLQATSAQD is encoded by the coding sequence ATGGCATCCGCAACGAACACCGTGAAATGGCAATCGCGTCTCTGGGCGCGTCTGCAGTACGTCCTGCCTCATCACCTGATTTCGGGCGTGGTGTTCCGCGTCACCCGCTGGCGGGCGCCCTGGACCACCTGGCTGATCCGTCGTTTCGTGCGCGCTTTTGGCGTCAATCTCGACGAGGCGGCACAGCCCGACCCGACCGCCTACGAGACCTTCAACGCCTTTTTCACGCGCCCACTGGCCGATGGGGCACGGCCGATCGAGGGCGAGGCTGGCGATTGGGTCAGCCCGGTCGATGGCGGGATCAGCCAGATCGGCCATATCCAGTCGGGCAATATCTTCCAGGCCAAGGGGCATGCCTATACCGCCACCGACCTGCTGGGAGGGGATGCCGAGCTGGCCGAGCAGTTCAAGGACGGCTCGTTCGCCACGCTCTATCTCTCGCCGTCGGATTACCACCGCATCCACATGCCGGTCGACGGGACGCTGCGCGAGATGATTCACGTGCCGGGGCGGCTGTTCTCCGTCTCGACCGGCACGGTAGCCGAGGTGCCGCGCCTGTTTGCCCGCAACGAGCGCCTGGTCTGCCTGTTCGACACGGCTGATGGGCCGATGGCAATGGTGCTGGTCGGCGCGATCAACGTCTCGGCGATCGAAACAGTCTGGGCGGGGTTGGTCACCCCGAGCCCGCAGCGCCAGGTGGGGCGCTGGGCGTATCGGGATGAGGATGGCCTGTCGATTCGGTTGAAGCGGGGAGCCGAGATGGGGCGCTTCAATATGGGCTCGACCGTGATTCTGCTCACCGCGCCCGGGGTCGATTTCGATCCGCGCTGGCAGACCGAGATGCCCATCAAGTTGGGCGAGCGGCTTCAGGCCACCAGCGCGCAGGACTGA
- a CDS encoding amino acid--tRNA ligase-related protein: MDWRPGASRDMLVRRARLKRCLRETLDERGWLEIDAPSLIDSPDFEPNIALFRVTLADGTPAGSLHSSPELSMKRILSAYPDLPGLYYLGPVFRAGERGTRHNPEFTMLEWYETGADLATGIETSLSLIHAAGEVLGQPASAVERREYGPLFREHCGLDPYIADTESLRMAASEAGITLNDSSGMRRDDWLDLLMSTVIEPTFPAGRLTVVTGYPSSQAAMARLETREFEGRQTTIASRFEIYGGTLELANGYDELTDPAEQARRLGVDGQIAEAAGTQRRFLDALEHDGLPACTGVALGVDRLLMWLTGSDDIDQVIPFSNARA; this comes from the coding sequence GTGGACTGGCGCCCCGGCGCGAGCCGCGACATGCTCGTCCGGCGGGCACGCCTCAAGCGCTGCCTGCGCGAGACCCTCGACGAGCGTGGCTGGCTGGAGATCGACGCCCCCAGCCTGATCGACAGCCCGGACTTCGAGCCCAACATCGCGCTGTTCCGCGTCACGCTCGCCGACGGCACTCCGGCCGGCAGCCTGCACAGCTCGCCCGAGCTGTCGATGAAGCGCATCCTTTCCGCCTATCCGGACCTGCCCGGTCTCTACTACCTGGGGCCGGTGTTCCGGGCCGGCGAGCGCGGCACGCGCCACAACCCCGAATTCACCATGCTCGAGTGGTACGAGACCGGTGCCGACCTGGCGACCGGTATCGAGACCAGCCTGTCGCTGATCCACGCCGCCGGCGAGGTGCTCGGCCAACCCGCCAGCGCAGTGGAACGACGCGAATACGGACCACTATTCCGAGAACACTGCGGGCTCGATCCGTACATTGCCGATACGGAAAGCCTGCGAATGGCAGCCAGTGAGGCCGGCATCACCCTGAACGACTCATCAGGCATGCGACGTGACGATTGGCTGGATCTGCTGATGAGCACGGTAATCGAACCTACCTTCCCGGCCGGACGGCTGACGGTGGTGACCGGCTACCCGTCCAGTCAGGCAGCCATGGCCCGACTGGAAACACGGGAATTCGAGGGGCGACAAACGACGATCGCCAGCCGGTTCGAGATCTACGGTGGCACACTGGAACTCGCCAACGGCTACGACGAGCTGACCGACCCTGCCGAGCAGGCGCGCCGACTTGGCGTTGATGGACAGATAGCAGAGGCAGCCGGCACCCAGCGGCGCTTTCTCGACGCCCTGGAACACGACGGCCTGCCCGCCTGCACCGGCGTGGCGCTGGGCGTCGACCGGCTGCTGATGTGGCTGACCGGCAGCGATGACATCGATCAGGTGATCCCGTTCAGCAACGCCCGGGCGTGA
- the efp gene encoding elongation factor P codes for MATYSTNEFRSGLKVMLDGDPANIVENEFVKPGKGQAFSRVKLKNLKTGKTIERTFKSGESIEAADVLELEMQYLFSDGEEWHFMDPESFEQVVATKEAVGDSAQWLKEQDMCQITLFNGNPIQVLPPNHVELKVVETDPGIRGDTATGGTKPATLETGAVVKVPLFIEEGEVLRCDTRTGEYLSRVKN; via the coding sequence ATGGCTACTTACAGCACCAACGAATTCCGCTCCGGCCTCAAGGTCATGCTCGACGGCGACCCGGCCAACATCGTCGAGAACGAGTTCGTCAAGCCCGGCAAGGGCCAGGCATTCAGCCGGGTCAAGCTGAAGAACCTCAAGACGGGCAAGACCATCGAGCGCACGTTCAAGTCGGGCGAATCGATCGAGGCGGCCGACGTGCTCGAGCTGGAGATGCAGTATCTCTTCTCCGACGGCGAGGAGTGGCACTTTATGGACCCCGAGTCCTTCGAGCAAGTCGTGGCCACCAAGGAAGCCGTCGGCGATTCGGCGCAGTGGCTCAAGGAACAGGACATGTGCCAGATCACGCTGTTCAACGGCAACCCGATCCAGGTGCTGCCGCCGAACCACGTCGAGCTCAAGGTCGTCGAGACCGACCCGGGCATCCGCGGCGACACCGCCACCGGCGGCACCAAGCCGGCCACGCTGGAAACCGGCGCCGTGGTCAAGGTGCCGCTGTTCATCGAGGAAGGCGAGGTGCTGCGCTGCGACACCCGCACCGGCGAATATCTCTCGCGCGTCAAGAACTGA